From the Lathyrus oleraceus cultivar Zhongwan6 chromosome 4, CAAS_Psat_ZW6_1.0, whole genome shotgun sequence genome, one window contains:
- the LOC127138532 gene encoding uncharacterized protein LOC127138532, which yields MASPTEPSSSRSVFLGIDVGTGSARAGLFDEEGKLLGSSSSPIQIWKDGDFVEQSSTDIWLAVCAAVKAACSRAKVAPTEVKGLGFAATCSLVAVDSDSSPVSVSSTGDSRRNVIVWMDHRAVDQAERINKSNSPVLEYCGGGVSPEMQPPKLLWVKENLQESWLIVFRWMDLSDWLSYRATGDDTRSLCTTVCKWTYLGHAHMQYANDKDSRDMEACGWDDEFWEEIGLGDLLEGHHAKIGRSVAFPGHPLGSGLTPAAAKELGLVPGIPVGTSLIDAHAGGVGVIESVPPSEAEEHDEEDICNRMVLVCGTSTCHMAISRRKLFIPGVWGPFWSAMVPEYWLTEGGQSATGALLDHIIENHAGSILLANRAASQKISVFELLNKLLETIMIEQKLSFLGALTEDIHVLPDFHGNRSPIADPKSKGVIYGLTLDTSDKQLALLYLATVQGIAYGTRHIVEHSNAHGHQISTLLACGGLSKNPVFIQEHADIIGCPIILPRESESVLLGAAILGAVATKKYSSLREAMKALNAAGQVIHPSNDPKVKKYHEAKYRIFRGLYEQQLSNRSMMAQALA from the exons ATGGCCTCTCCCACCGAGCCTTCTAGTTCTCGCTCCGTCTTTCTCGGCATCGATGTCGGCACCGGCAGCGCTCGCGCTG GCCTGTTTGACGAGGAAGGGAAGCTTCTTGGTTCGTCTAGCAGCCCGATACAGATATGGAAAGATGGTGACTTTGTTGAG CAATCCTCTACAGATATATGGCTTGCAGTATGTGCTGCTGTAAAAGCAGCCTGCTCTAGAGCAAAAGTTGCACCTACAGAAGTAAAGGGCCTGGGATTTGCAGCTACTTGTTCACTTG TTGCGGTGGATTCTGACAGCTCACCTGTTTCGGTTTCTTCGACTGGTGATTCAAGAAGAAATGTGATAGTATGGATGGATCATAGAGCTGTAGACCAAGCCGAAAGGATCAATAAAAGTAACTCACCTGTATTGGAATACTGTGGTGGAGGTGTTTCACCTGAAATGCAACCGCCAAAG CTTCTATGGGTTAAAGAAAATTTGCAAGAATCTTGGTTAATAGTTTTCAGGTGGATGGATTTGAGTGACTGGTTGTCATACAG GGCTACAGGAGATGATACTCGTAGTCTTTGCACCACAGTTTGTAAATGGACATATCTTGGTCATGCTCACATGCAGTATGCAAATGATAAAGATTCCCGAGATATGGAGGCTTGTGGGTGGGATGATGAGTTTTGGGAGGAAATTGGTTTGGGTGATCTTCTTGAAGGACATCATGCTAAGATAG GACGAAGTGTTGCTTTCCCTGGCCATCCTTTGGGTTCTGGCCTTACTCCTGCTGCAGCGAAG GAACTGGGTCTTGTGCCAGGAATTCCTGTTGGGACATCACTGATTGATGCTCATGCTGGTGGTGTGGGAGTAATTGAAAGTGTGCCCCCATCTGAAGCTGAAG AGCATGACGAGGAAGATATTTGCAACCGTATGGTGTTAGTTTGTGGTACTTCTACATGCCATATGGCTATATCCCGGAGAAAATTGTTCATTCCTGGGGTTTGGGGTCCGTTTTGGTCAG CAATGGTACCAGAATATTGGCTGACTGAAGGTGGGCAAAGTGCTACTGGTGCATTATTGGATCATATAATTGAAAACCACGCGGGTTCTATACTCCTTGCAAATCGAGCTGCTTCCCAAA AGATCTCAGTGTTTGAGCTTCTAAACAAGCTCTTGGAAACAATTATGATTGAGCAAAAACTATCCTTTTTAGGTGCCCTAACTGAAGATATACATGTTCTTCCTGACTTTCATGGGAACAG GTCTCCCATTGCAGACCCAAAATCAAAAGGAGTTATCTATGGTTTGACACTTGACACAAGTGACAAGCAGTTGGCTCTTCTATACCTGGCAACTGTGCAGGGCATTGCATATGGCACACGTCACATTGTAGAACACTCCAATGCCCATGGTCACCAA ATCAGCACACTACTTGCATGTGGTGGCTTATCAAAGAACCCTGTCTTCATTCAGGAACATGCTGATATTATTG GTTGCCCTATAATTCTTCCAAGGGAAAGTGAATCTGTGCTCTTGGGTGCTGCTATTCTAGGTGCTGTCGCTACAAAGAAATATAGTAGCCTTAGGGAGGCCATGAAAGCCCTGAATGCAGCTGGTCAG GTTATTCATCCATCTAATGATCCCAAAGTGAAGAAGTACCATGAAGCTAAATACCGGATATTCCGTGGCCTTTATGAACAGCAGCTCTCTAATCGTTCCATGATGGCTCAGGCCTTGGCATAG